A window of the Gossypium hirsutum isolate 1008001.06 chromosome A03, Gossypium_hirsutum_v2.1, whole genome shotgun sequence genome harbors these coding sequences:
- the LOC107886559 gene encoding uncharacterized protein — translation MLNSSFNGPVVGSLFQGYYGVSDATISLHFSSFSSVSKATVDTQNTLEVDNGSSVIAKKQEFWEESESGQVDLKDEVDIDREGTQLENSYEGSKTRNFDVVEGRIQQIAQDANGSVVSKNGDEVILEKTWLGNFSNILNNATLAGKNVNANIVVDNPGGANNVTNLSNNGEVVGHFFAEKKVVELNKTTNSPGGDDHFFLGM, via the coding sequence ATGCTTAACAGCTCCTTTAACGGCCCTGTTGTGGGATCTTTGTTCCAAGGGTATTATGGTGTTAGCGACGCCACGATTtcacttcatttttcttctttttcttccgtTAGTAAAGCTACTGTGGATACTCAAAATACGTTAGAAGTTGACAATGGTTCTTCAGTGATTGCTAAAAAGCAAGAATTTTGGGAGGAAAGTGAGAGTGGTCAGGTGGATTTGAAGGATGAGGTTGACATTGATAGAGAGGGAACCCAGTTGGAGAATTCTTATGAGGGGTCTAAAACTAGAAACTTTGATGTTGTGGAAGGAAGGATTCAACAGATTGCCCAAGATGCAAATGGTTCAGTTGTTTCCAAAAATGGTGATGAAGTGATTTTGGAGAAGACCTGGTTAGGGAATTTctccaatatattaaataatgctaCTTTAGCTGGTAAAAATGTGAATGCCAATATAGTTGTTGATAATCCTGGTGGTGCTAATAATGTGACCAATTTGTCAAATAATGGGGAAGTTGTTGGACATTTTTTTGCAGAAAAGAAGGTTGTGGAATTGAATAAAACCACGAACTCTCCTGGTGGTGATGATCATTTCTTTTTAGGAATGTGA